In the genome of Streptomyces sp. SLBN-118, the window CTTCTTCAGCACGCCGGCGTTGACCACCGCGTTGTCGAAGGAGAGCGAGATCTCCAGAACCGAGAGGATGGCGACGAGCCCGAAGGCCGACCAGCCCCCGTAGAACACCGCCGCGACCAGGCCGAGCGCAGTGACTGCGAACGACCAGCCGAAGGTTTTCAGTACCACTGGCTACCCAATCGTTGTGTACGGGTCTCCCCCGCGCCGAGTACGGGTCTCCCCCGGGTTACGCGCGGCTTTACGCTGCATTGCCCCGGGGAGGACCCCCGGACCCCCAGCAGACACCCCCGGGGACCGGCCCGGGTCTTTGATCAACCCGGACACGAGCTTTAGGAAACATTGACCCCGAAGTCTAGAGCGATGCCCCGCAGACCCGACGCGTACCCCTGCCCCACGGCTCGGAACTTCCATTCGCCGCCGTAGCGGTAGAGCTCACCGAAGATCATCGCGGTCTCGGTCGAGGCGTCCTCGCTCAGGTCGTAGCGCGCGAGCTCCTGGCCGTCCGACTGGTTGGCCACCCGGATGAAAGCATTGCTGACCTGGCCAAAGGTCTGGCCCCGGTTGTCGGCCTCATGGATGGAGACCGGAAAGATGATCTTGTCGACATTGGCCGGCACCTGCGAGAGGTCCACGAGAATCGATTCGTCGTCCCCCTCGCCCTCGCCCGTGAGGTTGTCACCGGTGTGCTCGACGGAGCCGTCGGGGCTCCTGAGGTTGTTGTAGAACACGAACCACTCGTCGCCGAGCACCCGGCCGGACTGGCAGAGCAGCGCACTGGCGTCGAGGTCGAAGGGCGCTCCGGTGGTGGAACGCGCGTCCCAGCCGAGCCCGACCAACACCTGTGTGAGGTTCGGTGCGGCCTTGGAGAGGGAGACATTGCCTCCCTTGGCGAGCGTGACGCCCATGTTTATGGTCCTCCCCGAGATGACGAAGCAAAGGTGGTGCAGGCGCGTCCGGCGCCGCACTGGAAGGTGCGGCGCCGGACAGGGAATGAACCGCTCGCTCAGACGTTGACGCCGAAGTCCTGCGCGATGCCGCGCAGACCCGAGGCGTACCCCTGGCCGATGGCACGGAACTTCCACTCCGCGCCGTTGCGGTAGAGCTCACCGAAGACCATGGCGGTCTCGGTCGAGGCGTCCTCGCTCAGGTCGTAACGCGCGAGTTCGTTGTTGTCGGCCTGGTTGACGACGCGGATGAACGCGTTGCGCACCTGGCCGAAGGACTGCTGGCGGCTCTCCGCCTCGTAGATCGAGACCGGGAAGACGATCTTGTCGACGTCGGCGGGCACCGAGGCGAGGTTCACCTTGATCTGCTCGTCGTCGCCCTCGCCCTCACCAGTGAGGTTGTCACCGGTGTGCTCGACGGAGCCGTCGGGGCTCTTGAGGTTGTTGAAGAAGACGAAGTTGCCGTCGTTGGCGACCTTGCCCTCGGCGTTGGTCAGC includes:
- a CDS encoding TerD family protein, with protein sequence MGVTLAKGGNVSLSKAAPNLTQVLVGLGWDARSTTGAPFDLDASALLCQSGRVLGDEWFVFYNNLRSPDGSVEHTGDNLTGEGEGDDESILVDLSQVPANVDKIIFPVSIHEADNRGQTFGQVSNAFIRVANQSDGQELARYDLSEDASTETAMIFGELYRYGGEWKFRAVGQGYASGLRGIALDFGVNVS
- a CDS encoding TerD family protein, whose protein sequence is MGVSLSKGGNVSLTKAAPNLTAVTVGLGWDARSTTGTDFDLDASALLTNAEGKVANDGNFVFFNNLKSPDGSVEHTGDNLTGEGEGDDEQIKVNLASVPADVDKIVFPVSIYEAESRQQSFGQVRNAFIRVVNQADNNELARYDLSEDASTETAMVFGELYRNGAEWKFRAIGQGYASGLRGIAQDFGVNV